In Microcoleus sp. FACHB-831, the following proteins share a genomic window:
- a CDS encoding methyltransferase domain-containing protein translates to MLRKNIKALLNYSPLVKAAAFVADDLIWNLRIAARDFDTNSGSTHAPLSAQESRRYIEEVFADYKVYGNLDKFYGVAAEIGPGDNAGVALLMRRDGCKQVDLIDRYFSRRNPEQQRQIYEAIAQKYKVDDLRKQDVWDERTLVGINWQIGQPAEVYFSKCAAENGEIYNFIVSRAVLEHLYDPLYALHKMLACLKPGGKMFHKIDFRDHGMFAPIHHELTFLEIPSYIYPLMVRNSGRPNRVLVHRYRDALEEMKANNLIDYSLLVTNLVSCGDIIPHQIFEYIDAEKRHQAITFVEQHRRKFAGEFRNVNSQDLAIAGIFLIVTKK, encoded by the coding sequence ATGCTGCGGAAAAATATAAAAGCTTTATTAAACTATTCTCCTTTGGTCAAGGCAGCTGCATTTGTTGCTGACGATCTTATCTGGAATCTTCGTATTGCAGCTAGAGACTTCGATACAAATTCTGGCTCAACCCATGCGCCGCTTTCCGCACAAGAGTCAAGGCGTTACATAGAAGAAGTTTTTGCAGACTATAAAGTATATGGAAATTTAGACAAATTTTACGGAGTAGCTGCTGAAATAGGGCCTGGAGATAATGCTGGCGTTGCACTGTTGATGAGACGTGATGGATGCAAGCAAGTAGACTTGATAGACCGATACTTTAGCCGTCGTAACCCTGAACAGCAAAGGCAAATTTATGAGGCTATTGCACAAAAATATAAAGTTGATGATTTGCGAAAGCAGGATGTATGGGATGAACGAACATTAGTCGGTATTAATTGGCAAATCGGTCAGCCAGCAGAAGTTTATTTTAGTAAATGCGCGGCAGAGAATGGCGAAATCTACAATTTTATTGTATCTCGCGCTGTTTTAGAACATCTTTACGATCCCCTATATGCTCTGCATAAGATGTTAGCCTGCCTTAAACCAGGCGGAAAGATGTTTCACAAAATTGATTTTCGCGATCATGGGATGTTCGCCCCAATACATCATGAACTAACTTTTCTGGAAATTCCCAGCTATATTTATCCTTTAATGGTACGCAACTCTGGTCGTCCGAACAGGGTTTTAGTACATCGCTACCGAGATGCACTAGAAGAAATGAAGGCTAATAATTTAATTGATTATTCATTGTTAGTCACGAATCTAGTAAGTTGCGGCGATATTATTCCCCACCAAATATTTGAATACATTGATGCAGAAAAGCGACATCAAGCAATAACTTTTGTGGAACAGCATCGGAGAAAATTCGCAGGGGAGTTTCGCAATGTCAACAGTCAAGACCTAGCTATAGCTGGCATTTTTTTAATAGTTACTAAAAAATAA
- a CDS encoding glycosyltransferase — translation MVDVAVNSGQKISIVFIITGLSLGGAEMMLYKVLSRLDRKQFDPVVVSLKCKGTLGDRISDLSIPVYTIGMKPGVPTLSSTWRLVRTVRQLKPDLIQGWMYHGNLAGQLATITATKPVPVIWNIRHSLNSLYSEKAGTIAVIKFLAKLSNYPAQILYNSKTSAIHHEELGYKADKTKIIPNGFDTDLFAPSTAARSSLRTELGITDNEFIIGLMGRYHPQKDHANFLQAAAILLQTSPDIHFVLAGTAISRENTALQDVIETLGITEQIHLLGERDDMPRLTAALDIASSSSCYGEAFPNVIGEAMSCGVPCVVTDVGDSAWIVGDTGRVVPARDPQALAHAWKDLIDRGAMDREMLGKQARARIIEYFSLGSVVAHYEALYKSLLS, via the coding sequence ATGGTTGATGTGGCTGTAAATTCAGGACAAAAAATATCTATTGTTTTTATCATCACGGGTCTTTCGCTTGGCGGGGCTGAAATGATGCTTTACAAAGTGTTATCCCGCCTGGATAGAAAGCAGTTTGATCCGGTTGTAGTTTCTTTGAAGTGTAAAGGAACGTTGGGCGATCGCATCTCAGATCTTAGCATCCCCGTTTACACCATTGGTATGAAACCAGGAGTACCAACATTATCCTCTACCTGGCGCTTAGTTCGCACGGTAAGACAACTCAAACCTGACTTAATCCAAGGCTGGATGTATCACGGGAATTTAGCAGGACAACTAGCTACTATTACTGCTACTAAACCCGTACCTGTAATCTGGAATATTCGCCACTCTCTGAATTCACTTTACTCTGAAAAAGCAGGTACAATAGCTGTCATTAAATTCTTAGCTAAGCTCTCTAATTATCCCGCACAAATTCTTTATAACTCTAAAACTAGCGCAATCCACCATGAAGAGCTTGGCTATAAAGCTGACAAAACTAAAATAATTCCTAATGGCTTTGATACAGATTTATTTGCCCCCTCAACAGCAGCTAGAAGTAGCTTGCGAACTGAACTAGGGATTACCGATAATGAATTTATCATTGGTTTGATGGGACGGTATCACCCCCAGAAAGACCATGCTAATTTTTTGCAAGCCGCTGCAATCCTATTGCAAACTAGCCCAGATATACACTTTGTTCTTGCAGGTACGGCAATAAGTCGAGAGAATACAGCCCTACAGGATGTTATCGAAACATTGGGGATTACAGAGCAAATTCACTTGCTAGGAGAACGCGATGATATGCCTCGCCTGACAGCGGCTTTGGATATAGCTTCATCGTCGTCTTGTTATGGCGAGGCTTTTCCTAATGTAATTGGTGAAGCTATGTCCTGCGGCGTACCTTGTGTCGTCACAGATGTGGGAGACTCAGCCTGGATTGTTGGTGATACAGGGCGAGTTGTACCGGCACGAGATCCTCAAGCACTAGCCCATGCTTGGAAAGATTTAATCGACCGGGGAGCAATGGATAGAGAAATGCTAGGAAAACAGGCACGGGCAAGAATCATCGAATACTTTTCTTTAGGCTCTGTTGTGGCACACTATGAAGCATTGTATAAAAGCCTGCTTTCGTAA
- a CDS encoding glycosyltransferase, which produces MIEIAFLIRSLNYGGAERQLITLVKALDKRKFNITVLYFYSGGALEKDLQDSGINLICLEKRDRWDVFGFLLRLVRHLKRINPNVLHGFMGTSNLLTIFLKMFFPSTRMLWGVRASNVDLSRYDWLFSLIFKLECLFSRFADLIVVNSYAGQTYHLAHGFPADKMVVIPNGIDTERFKPDKEARARVRAELNIAEDTILIGLVGRLDPLKDHPTFLKAAALLCQEVENLRFVCVGSGLESYANELYSLSQELGISNKVIWAGARTDMPAVHNSLDIAASSSYTEGFPNVIGEAMACGVPCVVTDVGDSALIVGDTGVVVPPKDPEAIAAGLKQVILQKLCKPDSTPDIRLRMRIVIEFNCTKLIENYSAVLSENGTKMGV; this is translated from the coding sequence ATGATTGAGATTGCCTTCCTAATTCGCTCGCTAAATTACGGCGGGGCGGAAAGACAATTAATCACTCTTGTAAAAGCCCTTGACAAGAGAAAATTTAATATAACCGTTTTATACTTTTATTCTGGTGGGGCGTTAGAAAAAGACCTGCAAGATAGCGGAATAAATTTAATTTGTTTAGAAAAGCGCGATCGCTGGGATGTGTTCGGCTTTTTGTTGCGTCTTGTCCGTCATCTAAAGCGCATAAATCCTAATGTATTGCATGGATTTATGGGTACATCAAATTTACTGACTATCTTCCTAAAGATGTTTTTCCCATCAACTAGGATGCTATGGGGAGTTAGAGCATCCAATGTTGATTTAAGCCGCTATGACTGGTTATTTAGTCTTATATTCAAACTAGAGTGCTTATTTTCTCGTTTTGCCGACCTAATTGTTGTCAATTCTTATGCGGGCCAAACTTATCACTTAGCGCATGGTTTCCCCGCTGATAAGATGGTAGTCATTCCCAATGGTATCGATACAGAACGCTTTAAACCAGACAAGGAAGCAAGGGCAAGGGTGCGGGCAGAATTGAATATAGCCGAAGACACGATTTTAATTGGGTTAGTTGGACGGTTAGACCCTCTGAAAGACCATCCTACCTTTCTCAAAGCAGCTGCGCTTCTATGTCAAGAGGTGGAAAATTTACGCTTTGTCTGTGTGGGTAGCGGGCTGGAGAGTTATGCTAATGAGTTGTATAGCTTGTCTCAAGAATTAGGTATCTCTAACAAAGTTATCTGGGCAGGAGCGCGTACCGATATGCCTGCGGTTCATAATAGCCTAGATATTGCTGCTTCTTCTTCTTACACCGAGGGATTTCCGAATGTGATTGGAGAAGCGATGGCGTGCGGTGTCCCGTGTGTTGTGACAGATGTAGGAGATTCCGCCTTGATTGTGGGTGATACTGGGGTGGTTGTACCGCCCAAAGATCCAGAAGCGATCGCGGCGGGTTTAAAGCAGGTAATACTTCAAAAATTGTGCAAGCCAGATTCAACGCCAGATATCCGGCTAAGGATGAGAATTGTTATTGAGTTTAATTGTACAAAGCTAATTGAAAACTATTCTGCTGTTCTAAGTGAAAATGGTACAAAGATGGGTGTCTAA
- a CDS encoding bifunctional 2-polyprenyl-6-hydroxyphenol methylase/3-demethylubiquinol 3-O-methyltransferase UbiG: MTSTFDREVKQGDRFQFGKNWQRFLSVLNDERIAEAQKSLKQMLQVEDLEGKTFLDIGSGSGLFSLAARHLGAKVHSFDYDPDSVGCTQELKRRYFPDDNNWIIERGSVLDADYLKSLGQFDIVYSWGVLHHTGAMWQALENVTLPVAERGRLFIAIYNEQGSKSNRWRQIKKLYCSGIAGKTLVSTVFIPYFILGGLAVDILKARNPIARYTDYKKSRGMSRVYDWFDWLGGYPFEVAKPEDIFKFYRDKNFELENLITCGGGLGNNQFVFKKQ, from the coding sequence ATGACAAGCACTTTTGATCGGGAAGTTAAGCAGGGCGATCGCTTTCAATTTGGCAAAAACTGGCAGCGGTTTTTATCAGTTCTCAATGACGAGCGCATTGCAGAAGCACAAAAGTCGCTCAAGCAGATGCTCCAAGTAGAAGATCTAGAAGGTAAAACCTTTCTTGATATTGGCTCTGGTAGCGGTTTATTTTCTCTTGCGGCTCGTCATTTGGGAGCTAAAGTTCATTCTTTTGATTACGATCCTGATTCAGTAGGTTGTACACAAGAACTCAAACGCCGCTATTTCCCTGATGATAATAATTGGATTATTGAACGAGGTTCAGTTCTAGACGCAGATTACCTAAAGTCTTTAGGTCAGTTTGATATTGTTTATTCTTGGGGTGTGCTTCACCATACTGGAGCTATGTGGCAAGCCCTAGAAAATGTCACTTTGCCTGTTGCAGAGCGGGGTAGGTTGTTTATTGCTATCTACAACGAACAGGGTAGTAAATCTAATCGGTGGCGCCAAATCAAGAAACTTTACTGCTCAGGAATAGCAGGAAAAACTCTAGTTTCTACTGTGTTCATTCCTTATTTTATTTTAGGTGGATTAGCTGTAGATATACTCAAAGCTCGAAATCCCATAGCTCGCTATACCGATTACAAAAAATCTAGGGGTATGTCTAGAGTTTATGATTGGTTTGATTGGTTAGGCGGCTACCCTTTTGAAGTCGCAAAACCAGAAGATATATTTAAGTTTTATCGGGATAAGAATTTTGAGCTAGAAAACCTTATCACTTGTGGCGGGGGTTTAGGCAACAATCAATTTGTCTTTAAAAAGCAATGA